One genomic window of Acidovorax radicis includes the following:
- a CDS encoding sensor histidine kinase: MKVFRRARDPDCAWHRRARRAVGHSLHIRLVLVFMALAVAVAVTFMGGVQRAVAVGWREAARPLLMDYVDRLTADIGSPPSIARAQAIANRLPVTLRIDGPQVNWASHPEQPEPDWMSDKFRRQEHWADGENGRRLLQRTTADGHHIEFGLNALSWEKRPRIAWGTLTVLLLLTALAYVYVRHLLRPLDDIRSGAQRFGDGDFAQAIPVRHAHRPDELGQLAATINTMGDDIHQMLEAKRALLLAMSHELRSPLTRARLNTELLPESADVVIQRQALLRDLGEMAGLITDLLESERLAGRHAALHRESTDLAELAREVIDELGVRHAGAADIALHVAQDLPLVLLDRSRLRLVLRNLLDNSLRHTESAALPPELHVRVADQTVAIEVRDHGCGVPPEHLPHLAQAFYRPDTARQRSTGGVGLGLYLCRLVAQAHGGQLHMRNAEPGLSVAVILPFAG, translated from the coding sequence ATGAAAGTGTTTCGTCGGGCGCGCGATCCCGATTGCGCCTGGCATCGCCGCGCGCGGCGCGCCGTGGGGCATTCATTGCACATACGCCTGGTGTTGGTGTTCATGGCACTTGCTGTGGCTGTGGCGGTCACATTTATGGGAGGGGTTCAACGGGCCGTTGCCGTGGGCTGGCGCGAGGCAGCCCGACCATTGTTGATGGACTATGTGGACCGCCTCACCGCCGATATTGGCAGCCCGCCAAGCATCGCGCGGGCGCAGGCCATTGCCAACCGTTTGCCTGTCACGTTGCGCATTGATGGCCCGCAGGTCAACTGGGCGTCGCACCCCGAGCAACCCGAACCCGATTGGATGAGCGACAAATTCCGCAGGCAAGAGCACTGGGCCGATGGTGAGAACGGGCGCCGGCTGCTGCAGCGCACCACTGCGGACGGGCACCACATTGAATTTGGATTGAATGCGCTTTCATGGGAAAAGCGACCGCGTATTGCCTGGGGCACGCTCACCGTGCTGCTGCTGTTGACCGCGCTGGCTTACGTGTACGTGCGCCACCTGCTGCGGCCGCTGGACGATATTCGCAGTGGTGCACAGCGTTTTGGCGACGGTGATTTTGCGCAGGCCATCCCCGTGCGCCACGCCCACCGCCCCGACGAGCTGGGGCAACTGGCCGCCACCATCAACACGATGGGCGACGACATCCACCAGATGCTGGAAGCTAAACGTGCGTTGTTGCTGGCGATGAGCCATGAACTGCGTAGCCCACTGACCCGTGCGAGGCTGAACACCGAACTATTGCCCGAGTCCGCCGACGTGGTGATCCAGCGGCAGGCCCTGCTGCGCGACCTGGGCGAAATGGCCGGGCTTATTACCGACCTGCTCGAAAGCGAGCGACTGGCAGGCCGCCATGCCGCACTGCATCGCGAGTCCACTGATCTGGCAGAGCTGGCACGCGAGGTGATTGACGAACTGGGCGTGCGCCACGCGGGGGCGGCAGATATTGCCCTGCATGTCGCGCAAGATCTGCCGCTGGTTTTATTGGACCGTTCACGCCTGCGCTTGGTGCTGCGCAACCTGCTCGATAACAGTTTGCGCCATACCGAATCGGCCGCGCTACCTCCCGAGTTGCATGTGCGCGTCGCCGACCAAACGGTCGCGATCGAGGTGCGAGACCATGGCTGCGGCGTACCGCCAGAACACCTGCCCCATCTGGCACAGGCGTTTTATCGGCCAGATACCGCACGCCAACGCTCCACGGGTGGGGTGGGACTGGGCCTTTATCTGTGCCGCTTGGTAGCGCAGGCGCATGGGGGGCAGTTGCACATGCGCAATGCCGAGCCGGGCCTTTCAGTCGCTGTCATCTTGCCGTTTGCGGGCTGA